From the Bacteroidia bacterium genome, one window contains:
- a CDS encoding phosphatidylserine decarboxylase family protein, which translates to MITKYGLDVAIPLIVISLALIGGAFLISLTPLRVLMLIVGIGTLAFTLNFFRDPDRTTPDVEGGVISPADGKVVSIAVVDAPEYLEGRAMQVCIFMSPLNVHVNRFPVDGIVEYVRHYEGKFMAAWEDKSSDLNERTLIGVNTGTYRLLFKQIAGFVARRIVCPLSPGDTARVGERFGMIKFGSRVDVLMPEDAEVQVRLNQHVTAGETVIAVVRR; encoded by the coding sequence ATGATTACGAAATACGGTCTCGACGTTGCCATTCCACTGATCGTCATCAGTCTCGCACTGATCGGAGGGGCGTTTTTGATTTCCCTCACCCCTCTGCGGGTGTTGATGCTCATTGTAGGCATCGGAACACTGGCCTTTACGCTCAATTTCTTCCGTGACCCCGACCGCACAACCCCGGACGTCGAAGGCGGCGTGATTTCCCCGGCGGACGGCAAAGTCGTGAGTATCGCTGTCGTTGATGCTCCGGAGTATCTCGAAGGACGCGCGATGCAGGTGTGCATTTTCATGTCGCCGCTCAATGTGCATGTCAATCGCTTTCCGGTGGACGGGATCGTGGAGTACGTCCGGCATTACGAAGGAAAATTCATGGCTGCGTGGGAGGATAAATCGAGCGATCTCAACGAGCGCACTCTGATTGGGGTGAATACCGGCACGTATCGCCTGCTCTTCAAACAGATTGCGGGGTTCGTGGCACGGAGAATCGTCTGTCCGCTCTCGCCCGGCGATACCGCGCGGGTTGGGGAGCGTTTCGGTATGATAAAATTTGGAAGCAGGGTGGACGTCCTGATGCCCGAAGATGCGGAAGTACAGGTACGGTTGAATCAGCATGTGACGGCCGGAGAAACCGTCATCGCTGTTGTCAGGCGCTGA
- the tatA gene encoding twin-arginine translocase TatA/TatE family subunit: MFGNIGGWEILIVVLLILIFFGAKKIPELAQGLGKGIKEFRKAAKDIQDDISLDEKKLDEKK, from the coding sequence ATGTTCGGCAATATCGGTGGATGGGAAATTCTCATCGTCGTTCTTCTCATCCTCATTTTCTTCGGTGCGAAAAAAATTCCCGAGCTCGCCCAGGGCCTCGGCAAAGGAATCAAGGAATTCCGCAAGGCGGCAAAGGACATCCAGGACGACATCAGTCTCGACGAGAAAAAACTCGACGAGAAGAAATAG
- the gatA gene encoding Asp-tRNA(Asn)/Glu-tRNA(Gln) amidotransferase subunit GatA, producing MNEHRATESCLARLRSALVAIERQRALNAFIEVFGKDAYAQAAAADTHPPAGTASPVSGMLLGIKDNISIQGKACTAASRILQGYCAPFDATVITRLREAGAVFVGRCNMDEFAMGSSGETSAYGATRHPFLDTRVPGGSSSGSAAAVAAGLVDAALGSDTGGSIRQPAAFCGVVGMKPSWGRVSRYGLISFAPSFEQIGPIARSVRDAAALLLVMAGEDANDATTAARTVPDYPAACDRGVAGLRFGILDYGKNDSDDPFTGAALSRSAQALRQQGASLHPVHVHYLDAVLPVYYVIANVEAAGNLARYDGMRFGARRAGAHFEEAIRNARTEGFGAEVRRRLLQGAWIQGDGRQDEHYQRAQRVRTVLREEWERVFDVVDVVLTPVTKGPPFMTGERSSAMAMRASDECTAVANVAGLPAMSLPLPPTPEGFPCAVQLLARPFGEEDLFAAAAAIERACPAAEGWGA from the coding sequence ATGAATGAACACCGAGCTACGGAATCTTGCCTGGCGCGTCTCCGGAGCGCTTTGGTCGCGATCGAGCGGCAGCGCGCGCTGAACGCGTTCATCGAGGTATTCGGGAAAGATGCTTACGCGCAGGCGGCGGCTGCCGACACGCATCCTCCGGCGGGCACCGCTTCTCCGGTGTCCGGCATGCTGCTCGGCATCAAGGACAACATCAGCATACAAGGGAAGGCCTGCACCGCGGCCTCGCGCATACTGCAGGGCTACTGTGCCCCCTTCGACGCCACCGTGATTACGCGGCTGCGTGAGGCGGGTGCCGTGTTCGTGGGGCGGTGCAATATGGACGAATTCGCCATGGGATCGAGTGGCGAGACTTCGGCGTACGGTGCGACGCGCCATCCCTTCCTCGATACCAGAGTGCCGGGGGGCAGCAGCAGCGGTTCGGCGGCGGCTGTAGCGGCGGGATTGGTTGATGCCGCTCTCGGCAGTGATACAGGCGGCTCTATTCGCCAACCGGCCGCCTTCTGCGGTGTCGTCGGGATGAAGCCCTCATGGGGACGGGTCTCGCGCTATGGTCTCATCTCCTTCGCGCCCTCGTTCGAACAGATCGGCCCCATCGCGCGCAGTGTGCGCGATGCCGCGGCGCTTCTGCTCGTCATGGCCGGTGAAGACGCGAACGACGCCACGACCGCCGCACGTACCGTCCCGGATTATCCCGCGGCCTGTGATCGCGGTGTCGCCGGCTTGCGTTTTGGCATTCTCGATTACGGGAAAAATGACAGCGATGATCCGTTCACCGGCGCCGCGCTTTCCCGTTCTGCGCAGGCGCTTCGGCAACAGGGCGCGTCGCTCCATCCCGTTCATGTGCACTATCTCGACGCAGTGCTTCCGGTGTATTACGTCATCGCGAATGTGGAAGCCGCGGGCAATCTGGCGCGCTATGACGGAATGCGCTTTGGCGCACGCCGTGCGGGCGCGCACTTCGAGGAGGCCATACGGAATGCGCGCACGGAGGGATTCGGTGCCGAAGTGCGCAGACGCCTGCTGCAGGGTGCGTGGATACAGGGTGATGGCCGCCAGGACGAGCACTATCAGCGAGCGCAACGTGTGCGCACAGTGCTGCGGGAGGAATGGGAGAGAGTGTTTGATGTGGTGGACGTCGTTCTTACACCAGTCACGAAGGGCCCGCCATTCATGACGGGGGAGCGCAGCAGCGCGATGGCTATGCGCGCTTCCGACGAGTGTACCGCTGTCGCGAATGTAGCCGGCCTGCCTGCGATGAGTCTGCCGCTGCCGCCGACGCCGGAAGGATTCCCTTGCGCTGTGCAACTCCTCGCGAGACCTTTCGGTGAAGAAGACTTGTTCGCTGCGGCTGCCGCGATAGAGCGCGCCTGCCCCGCTGCGGAAGGATGGGGAGCATGA
- a CDS encoding HAD-IB family phosphatase, whose product MMPMSDGGALPHPTVRIYTDFDGTITPDDIGALLFRRLCGDSVFDAITAQWSDGQYTGVEMYTRLAASATPAGESILTDLLVDHDIDQSFPAFVQWCDAHGYPVTILSDGFDAYIEPMLARRDLRLSVRCNTLRFEHQRVIMEFPFADERCYRTANCKAHHVALLSRDEDLVVYVGDGRSDFEAAAMADLVFARGLLETHCQMENITFRRFSTFNDVRIILSGLISQGKLRRRKRAELLRRQLWTSG is encoded by the coding sequence ATGATGCCCATGTCAGACGGGGGCGCATTGCCGCATCCTACCGTACGGATATACACCGATTTTGACGGGACCATCACCCCGGACGATATCGGCGCGCTGCTGTTTCGGCGGCTGTGCGGTGATTCGGTGTTCGATGCGATTACCGCACAGTGGTCCGACGGTCAATACACCGGTGTCGAGATGTACACCCGCCTCGCCGCCTCCGCGACTCCCGCCGGCGAAAGCATTCTCACTGACCTGTTGGTCGATCACGACATCGATCAGAGCTTTCCCGCCTTCGTGCAGTGGTGCGATGCGCACGGCTATCCCGTGACTATTCTGAGCGATGGTTTTGATGCGTACATTGAACCCATGCTTGCGCGCCGCGACCTCCGGCTTTCCGTGCGTTGCAATACACTACGCTTCGAACACCAGCGCGTGATCATGGAATTTCCGTTTGCGGATGAGCGTTGTTACCGGACGGCGAACTGCAAAGCCCATCACGTCGCCTTGCTTTCCCGCGACGAGGACCTCGTGGTGTATGTGGGCGACGGACGTTCGGACTTCGAAGCCGCGGCCATGGCGGATCTTGTTTTCGCACGCGGATTGCTCGAAACGCATTGTCAGATGGAGAATATCACCTTTCGACGGTTTTCGACATTCAACGACGTACGCATCATACTGTCCGGCCTCATCAGCCAGGGCAAACTGCGACGGCGCAAGCGTGCCGAACTGCTGCGCAGGCAACTATGGACGAGCGGCTGA
- the purS gene encoding phosphoribosylformylglycinamidine synthase subunit PurS encodes MYKAVITVKLRPSILDPEGKAIEHALTSLGHTALGGVRVGKHIELNVAAADQAQAAQQVEEACRKLLANTVMEDYSFTLTEI; translated from the coding sequence ATGTACAAGGCAGTCATTACCGTGAAACTCCGTCCTTCCATCCTCGATCCGGAGGGCAAAGCCATAGAGCACGCGTTAACTTCGCTGGGCCATACGGCGCTCGGGGGCGTACGCGTGGGGAAACATATCGAACTGAACGTCGCCGCTGCTGATCAGGCGCAGGCCGCGCAACAGGTGGAGGAAGCCTGTCGCAAACTGCTGGCAAACACGGTGATGGAAGATTATTCATTCACTCTCACCGAAATCTGA
- a CDS encoding site-2 protease family protein has translation MNEPLLHPGATAELSPKQILKHAGLFLLTLITTTVSGMLWQNKTDLSDIAVGLPYAFAALFILTCHEFGHYFAARRHRVRTTLPFYIPLPPVPGMINFGTLGAVIRTREPIPGRVALFDIGIAGPIAGFIASVIILALGFMTLPGNDFLLAIHPDYDFAIGASASAEHGLSLRFGTTLLYDFMQAVFARPGAYVPPMSEMYHYPLLITGWFGLLVTALNLLPAGQLDGGHITYAMFGDAQKYFGRIIFALLLFFGGMGFFPSLLDLLGFTDAALGLIAAIPGYEALFWPGWLFWAVLIAVFIKIEHPPVPIDEDLTPRRRMLGWFSFLMLILSLSPAPIYIG, from the coding sequence ATGAATGAACCACTGCTACACCCCGGCGCGACGGCGGAACTGTCGCCGAAGCAAATTCTCAAACATGCGGGGCTGTTTCTTCTGACGCTGATCACGACAACGGTGTCGGGCATGCTTTGGCAAAACAAAACAGATTTGTCGGATATCGCAGTAGGGCTGCCCTATGCCTTCGCGGCGCTGTTCATTCTCACCTGCCACGAGTTCGGACACTATTTCGCCGCACGCAGGCACCGCGTCCGTACCACGCTTCCGTTCTACATCCCATTGCCGCCGGTTCCGGGCATGATCAATTTCGGCACGCTGGGCGCCGTCATCCGCACACGCGAACCGATACCCGGCCGCGTTGCGCTTTTCGATATCGGTATAGCGGGTCCCATCGCGGGTTTCATCGCGTCCGTCATCATCCTCGCCCTGGGCTTTATGACGCTTCCGGGAAATGACTTTTTACTGGCCATCCATCCGGATTACGATTTCGCGATCGGCGCCTCCGCTTCGGCGGAGCATGGTCTGAGTCTGCGCTTCGGCACCACACTGCTCTACGATTTCATGCAGGCGGTGTTCGCACGACCCGGAGCCTACGTTCCCCCCATGTCGGAGATGTATCACTATCCGTTGCTCATCACCGGTTGGTTTGGCCTTCTGGTCACCGCGCTGAATTTGCTTCCCGCTGGACAGCTCGACGGAGGACACATCACCTACGCGATGTTCGGCGACGCGCAGAAATACTTCGGTCGCATCATTTTTGCCCTGCTTCTGTTTTTCGGCGGCATGGGCTTTTTTCCTTCACTGCTCGATCTTCTGGGCTTTACGGATGCGGCCCTCGGGCTCATCGCGGCCATCCCCGGCTACGAGGCGTTGTTCTGGCCCGGCTGGCTGTTCTGGGCTGTACTCATAGCCGTGTTCATCAAGATCGAACATCCCCCTGTACCGATAGATGAGGATCTGACCCCGCGCCGGAGAATGCTCGGCTGGTTCTCTTTCCTCATGCTCATCCTCTCACTTTCTCCCGCGCCGATTTACATCGGATAG
- a CDS encoding glycosyltransferase, which yields MDARKHICFTFAGDISRDSRLRRFASTLADAYRVSVIALSDAPSPHLQDIDVRNIPPGHSSLRRALPAFWFHAARMAEALRADLYVASDLYTLPAAARAAKAATAPLIYDSRELYTSIAALRGRALTQRFWSLIERVYAPRADTLLTVNTSIADILRGRGYGHVAVVRNVADWKAAGRENLLRSLLDIPENVVVLLSQGGLQKGRGALPMLRAVAQVSDCALVFLGDGPLASDVLQHARDKGMAERVFVLPAVPSVELQRYTVSADVGICLIEALGESYRLSLPNKLFEYLAAGLPVLASDGPEISAVIREAGAGISVNPANGQAVTQALQLLVHDRQLRGRCAENASIAAEHYTWENEKAVLLDAIRMLIRP from the coding sequence ATGGACGCGCGGAAGCATATTTGCTTCACCTTCGCGGGCGATATTTCCCGTGATTCCCGTCTCCGCCGTTTCGCGAGCACGCTTGCAGACGCCTACCGCGTCTCCGTCATCGCCCTGTCCGACGCTCCGTCTCCACATTTGCAGGATATAGACGTCCGGAATATCCCTCCCGGTCATTCCTCATTGCGGCGCGCGCTTCCCGCGTTCTGGTTTCATGCCGCGCGGATGGCCGAGGCGCTCCGCGCAGATCTCTATGTCGCTTCCGATCTCTATACGTTGCCCGCTGCGGCACGGGCGGCCAAGGCCGCGACGGCGCCGCTGATCTACGACTCTCGTGAGCTGTACACCTCCATCGCGGCACTGCGGGGGAGAGCCCTGACACAGCGCTTTTGGTCCTTGATCGAGCGTGTGTACGCGCCGCGCGCCGACACGCTGCTCACCGTCAATACCTCCATCGCGGACATCCTTCGCGGCAGAGGGTATGGACACGTCGCCGTCGTCAGAAATGTCGCGGACTGGAAGGCGGCCGGACGCGAGAATCTTCTTCGATCCTTGCTCGACATACCGGAAAATGTTGTCGTTTTGCTGTCGCAGGGCGGCCTGCAGAAGGGGAGAGGCGCGCTGCCCATGCTCCGTGCCGTCGCGCAAGTATCAGATTGCGCCCTCGTGTTTCTTGGTGACGGACCGCTGGCGTCCGACGTGTTGCAGCATGCACGGGACAAGGGGATGGCGGAGAGGGTGTTCGTGCTGCCCGCGGTGCCGTCCGTCGAGCTGCAACGCTATACCGTTTCCGCAGATGTTGGAATCTGTCTCATCGAAGCGCTGGGAGAAAGTTACCGGCTCAGTCTTCCGAACAAGCTGTTTGAATATCTGGCAGCGGGATTACCGGTATTGGCCAGTGACGGACCGGAAATCTCCGCCGTGATCAGGGAGGCGGGAGCGGGAATCTCCGTCAATCCCGCAAACGGGCAGGCCGTGACGCAGGCCCTGCAACTCCTCGTACATGATCGGCAGCTGCGCGGTCGCTGCGCGGAGAATGCGTCCATTGCCGCGGAGCACTACACCTGGGAGAATGAAAAGGCGGTCCTTCTCGATGCCATTCGGATGCTTATCCGCCCCTGA
- the pssA gene encoding CDP-diacylglycerol--serine O-phosphatidyltransferase yields the protein MKIRLSRSIVPNLFTVLNIFFGFMCMIHALQGKYVLAAWYVILSAICDSLDGFMARLTHSASEFGVELDSLADVVSFGVAPSFLLYSLVLHDYGAFGALVAALPLILGALRLARFNVQLVGFSKEYFTGMPIPLSALTLISYVLFFHPQEVVASEQLRIGLIALTVACGILMVSTIRYPVIPRISIGAFREKPFAMSAFAIGALAVLVSLGKLLFPVLMLVMISGPFFATGRLIRRGHARYYSVSDDNDDEHHITADSN from the coding sequence GTGAAAATCCGTCTCAGCAGATCCATTGTTCCGAATCTCTTCACGGTGCTGAATATTTTTTTCGGCTTCATGTGCATGATTCATGCCTTGCAGGGCAAATATGTGCTGGCGGCCTGGTATGTCATCCTTTCGGCGATATGCGATTCACTCGACGGCTTTATGGCCCGTCTGACGCATTCGGCAAGTGAGTTCGGTGTGGAACTCGACTCGCTGGCCGACGTGGTGAGTTTCGGTGTCGCGCCCTCGTTTCTGTTGTACTCTCTCGTGCTTCACGACTACGGAGCGTTCGGCGCCCTCGTTGCGGCGCTTCCGCTGATACTGGGCGCCTTGCGGCTCGCACGCTTCAATGTGCAACTGGTGGGATTTTCGAAAGAGTACTTTACGGGAATGCCCATACCACTCTCCGCGTTGACCCTGATCTCCTATGTTCTCTTTTTTCATCCTCAGGAGGTCGTTGCCAGCGAGCAACTTCGCATCGGTCTTATCGCGCTCACCGTCGCCTGCGGTATTCTCATGGTCAGCACCATACGGTATCCGGTCATACCCCGCATCTCCATCGGGGCATTCCGCGAAAAACCTTTCGCGATGAGCGCCTTCGCCATCGGTGCTCTCGCCGTACTTGTCTCGCTCGGCAAACTCCTCTTTCCGGTGCTCATGCTCGTTATGATCAGCGGACCGTTTTTTGCCACGGGGCGCCTCATCCGGCGCGGCCATGCGCGCTATTATTCCGTTTCCGACGACAACGACGACGAACATCACATCACAGCTGATTCGAACTGA
- a CDS encoding type II toxin-antitoxin system Phd/YefM family antitoxin, whose protein sequence is MKLSRQIKPISYLKAHAAEIVRTMSVQEGPLIITQNGQAKVVLQDIESYEQIQETMALLKILALGTRQVEEGRVQPAGEVVQRLRSRSKNR, encoded by the coding sequence ATGAAACTCTCTCGACAGATCAAACCCATAAGCTACCTGAAAGCGCATGCTGCGGAAATCGTACGCACCATGTCCGTGCAAGAGGGACCCCTGATCATCACCCAGAACGGCCAAGCCAAGGTTGTGTTGCAGGATATCGAAAGCTATGAGCAAATTCAGGAGACAATGGCGCTGCTGAAGATTCTTGCTCTCGGCACGCGTCAGGTTGAGGAGGGCAGGGTGCAGCCCGCTGGAGAAGTCGTCCAGCGCCTCCGGAGCCGGAGCAAGAATCGCTGA
- a CDS encoding type II toxin-antitoxin system RelE/ParE family toxin — MSLRVFLTDDASRDLERLYDYIDSHDAPGKADYVLDQIEKCFSKLAENPERGAYPKELLATGLREYREIYFKPYRIIYRIISDEVFVMVIGDGRRDMQAVLQRRLLQA, encoded by the coding sequence ATGTCCCTCCGGGTGTTTCTGACCGACGATGCGTCTCGCGACCTGGAGCGCTTGTACGATTACATTGACTCCCACGACGCGCCGGGAAAAGCGGATTACGTGCTTGATCAAATAGAAAAGTGTTTTTCCAAGCTCGCTGAAAACCCGGAGCGTGGTGCCTATCCTAAAGAATTGCTGGCCACAGGGCTTCGCGAGTACCGGGAGATTTATTTCAAACCATATCGGATTATTTATCGAATCATATCCGACGAGGTTTTCGTTATGGTGATTGGCGATGGCCGCCGTGATATGCAGGCGGTGCTACAGCGGCGATTACTCCAAGCCTGA
- the purQ gene encoding phosphoribosylformylglycinamidine synthase subunit PurQ — MSRLTFGVVVFPGSNCDHDAYHAVKHVLGQNAEFLWHKESDLKGADVIVLPGGFSYGDYLRCGAISRFSSIMKEVVRHAERGGHVIGICNGFQILTEAGLLPGALLRNESLHFVCRDVHLRVENSDTAFTRAFSSGQVMRIPVAHGEGNFYTDEDTLKQIEDAGQVIFRYVQADGTVHTDANPNGSRNNIAGIINRQGNVLGMMPHPERGMEDILGSTDGIGVFASLITTLTGAVPVQ, encoded by the coding sequence ATGTCCAGGCTCACTTTTGGTGTCGTGGTTTTTCCCGGTTCGAACTGTGATCATGACGCATATCACGCGGTGAAACACGTTCTCGGCCAGAACGCCGAATTTCTCTGGCATAAGGAAAGCGATCTCAAGGGGGCCGATGTCATCGTGCTCCCCGGCGGCTTCTCCTACGGGGATTACCTCCGTTGCGGAGCGATATCCCGCTTTTCTTCCATTATGAAGGAAGTGGTGCGCCACGCCGAACGTGGCGGACACGTTATCGGCATCTGCAATGGGTTTCAGATACTCACCGAGGCGGGACTGCTGCCCGGAGCGCTGTTGCGCAATGAATCCCTGCATTTTGTCTGCCGTGATGTGCACCTGCGTGTAGAGAATTCCGATACGGCCTTTACCCGAGCTTTTTCGAGCGGACAGGTCATGAGAATTCCCGTTGCTCATGGCGAAGGAAATTTCTATACTGATGAGGATACGCTCAAACAGATCGAGGACGCCGGACAGGTGATCTTCCGCTATGTACAGGCCGACGGCACCGTGCATACCGACGCGAATCCCAACGGCTCACGCAACAATATCGCCGGGATAATCAACCGGCAGGGCAACGTCCTCGGGATGATGCCGCATCCCGAACGCGGGATGGAAGACATTCTCGGATCCACCGACGGCATCGGTGTGTTCGCTTCACTGATCACGACGTTGACGGGCGCTGTCCCGGTTCAATAA
- a CDS encoding PorV/PorQ family protein: MLHRSVVVVFLLTTLALPSQLVAQAGGSGLSFLKIGADARAMAMGDVGVVTSDLGAAVYYNPALLSDDENASITITHNEWVQDLSTEYLGVVVPFSSWTLGIHMGLTSVEGIEIRDRPGEAQGTFDSRNFAGGLSMAFALTDGLDVGITAKYVMEKIYTDAADGYAFDFGASIDPFEGGDLHGLRFGLAVANLGSMSELRYASTTLPTLLRAGASYDIPVPSLRSTLVVTGGVMSVFEDEATHAALGAEFNYVNSVYFRAGYQSGYEIKNVSFGAGFAYTSLRFDYAFTPFTESFGAAHTIALSIRL, encoded by the coding sequence ATGTTGCATCGCTCTGTCGTCGTCGTTTTTCTTCTCACCACACTGGCCCTTCCGTCGCAGCTCGTTGCGCAGGCCGGGGGATCCGGTTTGTCGTTTCTGAAAATCGGTGCTGATGCGCGCGCCATGGCCATGGGGGATGTGGGCGTCGTTACCTCCGACCTGGGGGCGGCCGTGTACTACAATCCCGCACTGCTGTCGGACGATGAGAACGCCTCGATCACCATCACGCATAACGAGTGGGTTCAGGATCTGAGTACGGAATATCTCGGCGTCGTGGTGCCGTTTTCGTCGTGGACGCTCGGCATACACATGGGCCTGACCAGTGTGGAGGGAATTGAAATCCGCGACCGCCCGGGAGAGGCGCAGGGGACCTTTGATTCACGAAATTTCGCCGGTGGTCTGAGCATGGCGTTCGCTCTGACAGACGGACTGGACGTAGGCATCACCGCGAAGTACGTGATGGAGAAAATTTACACGGACGCGGCGGACGGCTACGCCTTCGATTTCGGCGCGAGCATCGATCCGTTCGAAGGCGGGGATTTGCACGGCTTGCGTTTTGGCCTCGCAGTGGCGAATCTGGGAAGCATGTCCGAGTTGCGCTACGCCTCCACGACCTTACCGACGCTGCTGCGCGCGGGAGCGTCCTACGACATTCCGGTGCCCTCGCTCAGGAGCACACTGGTTGTCACCGGCGGAGTGATGTCGGTGTTCGAAGATGAAGCGACGCATGCGGCGCTGGGCGCGGAGTTCAATTATGTGAATTCCGTGTATTTCCGTGCGGGGTATCAGAGCGGCTACGAGATCAAGAACGTCTCCTTCGGCGCGGGCTTCGCCTACACGTCGCTGCGCTTCGATTACGCCTTCACGCCGTTTACCGAGAGCTTCGGCGCCGCGCACACCATCGCGCTTTCCATAAGACTCTGA